A genome region from Pangasianodon hypophthalmus isolate fPanHyp1 chromosome 11, fPanHyp1.pri, whole genome shotgun sequence includes the following:
- the pex11g gene encoding peroxisomal membrane protein 11C, which produces MDNSFESVVNLLESYRGRDKVIRTVCYGSQLVGGIISQKTANSSQLGKSLLLFSAQLSHCRTVLRLFDDLSMAAYSRSYGLGSTEEDKVLRCMSVLINAADQLYYPCEHIAWAADAELIKVKSDKWWTLSTVLWGVSLLLGTLRSLRIIRKLKKKAQKCREAGQVDSRENAVTSTVEIRKQIWGEFLNILSSLADLSNAIHWMPPGFLWAGHFPDWLVGLMGTASSLLGMLHMSSSD; this is translated from the exons ATGGACAATTCATTTGAATCAGTAGTGAATTTGCTGGAGTCCTACAGAGGAAGAGATAAAGTG ATAAGGACAGTATGTTATGGATCGCAGCTGGTTGGTGGCATCATTTCACAAAAAACGGCCAACTCCTCACAGCTCGGCAAGAGTCTCCTGCTCTTCTCAGCTCAGCTCAGTCACTGCCGGACAGTTCTGCGCCTGTTTGATGACCTTTCTATGGCTGCTTACTCGCGGAGCTACGGTCTCGGATCCACG GAGGAGGACAAGGTGCTGCGGTGCATGTCGGTGCTGATTAATGCTGCAGATCAGCTGTATTATCCGTGTGAACACATTGCCTGGGCAGCTGATGCAGAGCTCATTAAAGTCAAGTCTGACAAATGGTGGACACTGAGCACAGTTCTGTGGGGTGTGTCTTTACTTCTGGGCACTCTCAG ATCGCTCAGAATAATCCGGAAATTAAAGAAGAAGGCGCAGAAGTGCAGAGAAGCAGGACAAGTGGATAGCAG ggAAAACGCTGTTACCTCCACCGTTGAGATTCGAAAGCAGATTTGGGGAGAGTTTCTTAATATTCTTAGCAGCCTGGCGGATCTGAGCAATGCTATTCATTGGATGCCACCTGGATTTCTTTGGGCTGGTCACTTCCCTGATTGGCTGGTGGGACTAATGGGGACCGCCTCGTCCCTGCTTGGCATGCTGCACATGAGTTCCAGTGATTAA
- the si:ch73-40i7.5 gene encoding amyloid-beta A4 precursor protein-binding family A member 1, producing MEKQTDITHNKVASSFKDEVENHSKLKELDSFNPIEPPPLDWRSDSSSEACSLRDIEEPGSFSMDTPLDELSDYGARNTSFTPTEVENLTSQEAEELANREVEDLTNQKAEDHTNNTQRMNKSNVPEPLEKNLEKTRQRPTENRRQHDLDHVQIQDLLNQLQLFHTTPPKNPTPEPEKSTYSADHATENLSSSCLVPDVSDYQTCSEGSTVSGLLFTVSHQKELLELLEDPEPQEPQEFQESQEDHPSYTEQTTESHTETILQLPDCQTRYITRSGEADEMVSVSYGTDIWHSPFQDELMMSGYSEDEVMKQWQQSKCMFSAESASHGADVEAEAETQASYKDVPGPCDPEDLLDGIIFGAKYLGSTQLRTDRNPSTNARMAQAQEAVDRIKAPEGESQPMTDVDLFISTQRIKVLNADTQEAMMDHPLQMISYIADIGSLVVLMVRRKPVDHSAADSAACSSSPPKKCWMICHVFSSEDAQIIAQAIGQAFGVAYQQFLQANGIKASEFRQGEYCLGSQELYNGDLVHFSQSENIREVCIIKKAGEILGIAVVESGWGSILPTVVVANLLHGGAAERSGELSIGDRIMSVNGASLVGLPITTCHNIIRDLKNQSQVKLSIVHCPPVTMAIIKRPDPKYQLGFSVEDGIICSLMRGGIAERGGIRVGHRIIEINGQSVVATPHDKIIHILTNAVGEIHLKTMPTSTYRLLTGQEQPLFL from the exons ATGGAGAAGCAGACAGACATCACTCACAATAAGGTGGCATCATCATTTAAAGATGAGGTTGAGAACCATTCTAAACTAAAGGAACTGGATTCCTTTAACCCAATAGAGCCCCCTCCTCTGGACTGGAGGTCTGACTCTTCCAGCGAAGCATGTTCACTTAGAGATATCGAAGAACCTGGATCTTTCTCCATGGACACACCATTAGATGAATTAAGTGACTATGGGGCTCGCAACACAAGCTTTACACCAACAGAAGTTGAGAATCTCACAAGTCAGGAAGCTGAAGAACTCGCAAATCGGGAAGTTGAGGATCTCACAAATCAGAAAGCTGAAGATCACACAAACAATACACAGAGGATGAACAAATCTAATGTTCCTGAACCACTGGAGAAGAATTTAGAGAAGACGAGGCAAAGGCCAACAGAGAATCGACGACAACATGACCTAGACCACGTTCAAATTCAGGATTTGCTTAATCAACTTCAGCTCTTTCACACAACACCTCCAAAAAATCCTACTCCAGAACCAGAAAAGTCAACCTACAGTGCTGACCATGCAACTGAGAACCTCTCCTCTTCATGTTTGGTGCCTGACGTTAGTGATTATCAAACATGCTCGGAGGGAAGCACAGTATCTGGACTTCTTTTCACTGTGAGCCATCAGAAGGAGCTTCTAGAGCTGCTGGAGGACCCAGAACCTCAAGAACCCCAAGAATTTCAGGAATCTCAGGAAGATCACCCCAGTTATACAGAACAGACTACTGAGAGCCATACTGAGACCATTTTACAGCTGCCTGATTGCCAGACAAGGTATATAACAAGAAGTGGTGAGGCAGATGAGATGGTTTCTGTTTCATATGGCACCGATATCTGGCACAGCCCCTTTCAGGATGAGCTTATGATGTCAGGCTACTCCGAGGACGAGGTCATGAAACAGTGGCAGCAGTCTAAATGTATGTTCTCAGCTGAGTCGGCCTCTCATGGAGCTGATGTG GAAGCTGAGGCTGAAACTCAGGCTTCATATAAAGATG tgccTGGTCCTTGTGATCCTGAGGATCTGCTGGATGGGATCATATTTGGAGCTAAATACCTTGGTTCCACGCAGCTACGTACAGATAGGAACCCCTCCACTAATGCTCGAATGGCTCAAGCACAAGAAGCTGTAGATCGCATCAAG GCACCTGAAGGAGAATCTCAGCCAATGACAGATGTGGACCTTTTCATCTCCACTCAGAGAATCAAAGTGTTGAATGCAGATACCCAG GAGGCTATGATGGACCATCCTCTGCAGATGATCTCCTATATCGCAGACATTGGAAGTCTTGTGGTGTTGATGGTGCGCAGGAAGCCAGTAGATCATAGCGCTGCAGATTCAGCTGCTTGCTCTTCATCACCACCTAAGAAATGCTGGATGATTTGCCACGTGTTCTCCTCTGAAGAT GCACAGATTATAGCTCAGGCCATTGGCCAGGCATTTGGTGTGGCATATCAGCAATTTTTGCAAGCAAATGGGATTAAAGCCAGCGAATTTCGACAAGGAGAGTACTGCCTTGGCTCACAGGAGCTCTATAATGGAGATCTGGTGCACTTTTCACAATCTGAAAATATCAGAGAG GTTTGCATAATAAAGAAGGCCGGGGAGATCCTGGGTATAGCTGTAGTAGAATCCGGTTGGGGCTCCATCCTGCCCACGGTGGTGGTGGCCAATCTGCTGCATGGTGGTGCAGCTGAGCGCTCTGGGGAGCTGAGCATCGGAGATCGCATCATGTCTGTGAATGGGGCCAGCCTGGTGGGCCTTCCCATCACCACATGCCACAACATCATCCGA GACTTGAAAAACCAGTCCCAGGTGAAGCTCAGCATAGTCCACTGTCCACCTGTCACCATGGCCATTATTAAGCGACCTGACCCAAAATACCAGCTGGGCTTCAGTGTAGAGGACGGAATT ATTTGCAGTTTGATGCGTGGAGGCATCGCGGAGAGGGGCGGCATTCGGGTTGGCCATCGCATCATTGAAATCAATGGGCAGAGTGTCGTAGCCACACCACATGACAAAATCATCCACATCCTCACAAATGCAGTAGGAGAG ATTCATTTGAAGACGATGCCAACATCCACCTATCGTCTCTTAACCGGACAAGAGCAGCCTCTGTTCCTCTGA